A DNA window from Enterobacter cloacae subsp. cloacae ATCC 13047 contains the following coding sequences:
- the potF gene encoding spermidine/putrescine ABC transporter substrate-binding protein PotF, whose amino-acid sequence MIALNKKWLSGLVAGALMAVSAGTLAAEQKTLHVYNWSDYIAPDTVANFEKETGIKVVYDVFDSNEVLEGKLMAGSTGFDLVVPSASFLERQLTAGVFQPLDKSKLPNWKNLDPEVLKLVSKHDPENKYAMPYLWATTGIGYNVDKVKAALGPDVKLDSWDVVLKPENLAKLKSCGVSFLDAPEEIFATVLNYLGKDPNSNKADDYTGPATDLLLKLRPNIRYFHSSQYINDLANGDICVAIGWAGDVWQAANRAKEAKNGVNVSYFIPKEGALAFFDVFAMPADAKNKDEAYQFLNYLMRPEVIAHISDHVYYANGNKASLPLISEEIRNNPAIYPPADVFAKLFTLKVQDPKIDRVRTRAWTKVKSGK is encoded by the coding sequence ATGATCGCCTTGAATAAAAAATGGTTATCGGGTCTGGTTGCGGGTGCTCTGATGGCCGTCTCTGCCGGCACGCTCGCTGCGGAACAAAAAACGCTGCATGTTTATAACTGGTCTGACTATATTGCCCCTGACACGGTGGCTAATTTTGAAAAAGAGACCGGCATTAAAGTGGTCTACGACGTGTTTGATTCCAACGAAGTGCTGGAAGGCAAACTGATGGCAGGCAGCACCGGTTTTGACCTGGTGGTACCGTCCGCAAGTTTCCTGGAGCGTCAGCTGACCGCAGGCGTTTTCCAGCCGCTGGACAAGAGCAAGTTACCAAACTGGAAAAACCTCGACCCGGAAGTGCTGAAGCTGGTCTCTAAGCATGACCCGGAGAACAAATACGCCATGCCGTATCTGTGGGCGACCACCGGTATTGGCTACAACGTGGATAAAGTCAAAGCGGCGCTGGGCCCGGACGTCAAGCTGGACAGCTGGGACGTGGTGCTGAAGCCGGAGAACCTCGCCAAGTTGAAAAGCTGCGGCGTCTCCTTCCTGGATGCCCCGGAAGAGATTTTCGCCACCGTGCTGAACTATCTCGGCAAAGATCCGAACAGCAACAAGGCGGATGACTACACCGGCCCGGCGACCGATCTGTTGCTGAAGCTGCGTCCGAATATCCGTTACTTCCACTCTTCACAGTACATTAACGACCTGGCTAACGGCGACATCTGCGTGGCAATTGGCTGGGCAGGGGACGTCTGGCAGGCGGCTAACCGCGCGAAAGAGGCGAAAAACGGCGTGAATGTCTCCTACTTCATTCCGAAAGAGGGGGCGCTGGCCTTCTTTGATGTCTTCGCCATGCCTGCCGATGCGAAAAACAAAGATGAAGCGTATCAGTTCCTAAACTACCTGATGCGTCCGGAAGTGATTGCTCATATCAGCGACCATGTCTACTACGCCAACGGTAACAAGGCCTCCTTGCCACTGATTAGCGAAGAGATCCGTAATAATCCGGCTATCTATCCGCCAGCGGATGTGTTTGCCAAGCTCTTCACCCTGAAAGTACAGGATCCAAAAATTGACCGCGTACGTACCCGTGCGTGGACCAAGGTGAAAAGCGGGAAATAA
- the potG gene encoding putrescine ABC transporter ATP-binding subunit PotG codes for MNDAIPRPQAKVRKALTPLLEIRNLTKSFDGQHAVDDVSLTIYKGEIFALLGASGCGKSTLLRMLAGFEQPTAGQIVLDGVDLSSVPPYQRPINMMFQSYALFPHMTVEQNIAFGLKQDKLPKAEITARVAEMLSLVHMQEFAKRKPHQLSGGQRQRVALARSLAKRPKLLLLDEPMGALDKKLRDRMQLEVVDILERVGVTCVMVTHDQEEAMTMAGRIAIMNRGKFVQIGEPEEIYEHPTTRYSAEFIGSVNVFEGLLKAREEDGLIIESPGLQHPLKVDPDNSVVDNVPVYIALRPEKIMLCEDPPADGFNFAVGEVVHIAYLGDLSIYHVRLKSGQMLSAQLQNEHRYRKGLPTWGDEVRLCWDADSCVVLTV; via the coding sequence GTGAATGACGCGATCCCCCGCCCGCAGGCGAAAGTCCGTAAAGCGCTGACCCCGCTACTTGAAATTCGTAACCTCACCAAATCTTTCGATGGCCAGCATGCCGTGGACGACGTCAGCCTGACTATCTACAAAGGCGAAATATTTGCCCTTCTCGGGGCGTCTGGTTGCGGTAAATCAACCTTGCTGCGCATGCTGGCCGGGTTTGAACAACCTACCGCCGGGCAGATTGTGCTGGATGGCGTGGATCTCTCCAGCGTACCGCCGTATCAGCGTCCGATTAACATGATGTTCCAGTCTTACGCACTGTTCCCGCATATGACGGTGGAGCAGAACATCGCGTTTGGCCTGAAGCAGGACAAATTGCCAAAAGCCGAAATCACAGCGCGTGTGGCGGAGATGCTGAGCCTGGTGCACATGCAGGAGTTCGCGAAGCGTAAACCGCACCAGCTCTCTGGTGGTCAGCGTCAGCGTGTGGCGCTGGCCCGAAGTCTGGCGAAACGCCCGAAACTGCTGCTGCTTGATGAGCCGATGGGTGCTCTGGATAAAAAACTGCGCGACCGTATGCAGCTCGAAGTGGTGGATATCCTCGAACGCGTGGGCGTGACCTGCGTGATGGTCACCCACGACCAGGAAGAGGCCATGACCATGGCCGGGCGTATCGCGATCATGAACCGCGGTAAGTTCGTGCAGATTGGCGAGCCGGAAGAGATTTATGAACACCCGACTACCCGCTACAGCGCGGAGTTCATCGGCTCGGTGAATGTTTTTGAAGGGCTGCTGAAAGCGCGTGAAGAAGACGGGCTGATCATCGAATCGCCGGGGCTGCAGCATCCGCTGAAGGTCGACCCGGATAACTCCGTGGTAGACAACGTGCCGGTCTATATCGCCCTGCGACCGGAGAAAATCATGCTCTGTGAAGATCCTCCGGCCGATGGCTTTAACTTTGCCGTGGGCGAAGTGGTGCACATTGCCTATCTGGGCGATCTCTCTATTTACCACGTCCGTCTGAAGAGCGGGCAGATGCTCAGCGCCCAGCTGCAAAACGAACATCGCTACCGTAAAGGACTGCCGACCTGGGGCGACGAAGTGCGTCTGTGCTGGGATGCGGACAGTTGTGTCGTGCTGACGGTATAA